The Desulfomicrobium orale DSM 12838 genome includes a window with the following:
- the hysB gene encoding NiFeSe hydrogenase small subunit gives MSLSRREFVKLCTAGVAGLGISQIYHPGIVRAMTEGAKKAPVIWVQGQGCTGCSVSLLNTVHPGIKEVLLNVISLEYHPTVMASEGERALEHMYEVAEKFNGNFFLLVEGAIPTAKEGRYCIVGEMLDSGGHHREITMADLIRDLAPKSLATVGLGTCAAYGGIPAAAGNVTEAKGLRDFFTEEKIDKLLVNVPGCPPHPDWMVGTLVAAWSHVLNPEEHPLPELDDDGRPMLFFGDNVHENCPYLEMYDNSDFSEIFTTPGCKAELGCKGPSTMADCPKRRWNNSVNWCVENAVCIGCVEPDFPDGKSPFYVAE, from the coding sequence ATGAGTCTCAGCAGACGGGAATTTGTCAAACTGTGCACGGCGGGCGTGGCCGGGCTGGGTATTTCCCAGATCTATCACCCCGGCATTGTGCGCGCCATGACCGAAGGCGCCAAAAAAGCTCCGGTGATCTGGGTACAGGGGCAGGGCTGTACCGGATGCTCTGTTTCCCTGCTCAACACCGTGCATCCGGGGATCAAGGAAGTGCTCCTCAATGTGATCAGTCTGGAGTATCATCCCACCGTCATGGCCAGCGAAGGCGAACGGGCGCTGGAACACATGTATGAGGTTGCTGAAAAATTCAACGGCAATTTCTTTCTTCTGGTGGAAGGAGCCATCCCCACGGCCAAGGAAGGGCGCTACTGCATCGTGGGTGAGATGCTGGACAGCGGCGGGCATCACCGGGAAATCACCATGGCGGACCTGATCCGTGATCTGGCTCCCAAATCCCTGGCCACAGTGGGGCTGGGCACCTGCGCCGCTTACGGAGGCATTCCGGCCGCCGCGGGCAATGTCACTGAAGCCAAGGGTCTGCGCGACTTCTTCACGGAAGAAAAAATCGACAAACTGCTGGTCAACGTGCCGGGCTGTCCGCCGCATCCGGACTGGATGGTGGGGACCCTCGTGGCCGCATGGAGTCATGTGCTGAATCCCGAGGAGCATCCGCTGCCCGAGCTCGATGACGACGGCCGCCCCATGCTTTTCTTCGGGGACAATGTTCACGAGAACTGTCCCTACCTCGAAATGTACGACAACTCCGATTTCTCGGAAATCTTCACCACTCCGGGCTGCAAGGCCGAACTCGGCTGCAAGGGGCCGTCCACCATGGCCGACTGTCCCAAGCGCCGCTGGAACAACAGCGTGAACTGGTGCGTCGAAAACGCCGTATGTATCGGCTGTGTGGAACCGGACTTCCCGGACGGCAAATCTCCTTTCTATGTAGCGGAATAA
- a CDS encoding metal-dependent hydrolase, whose amino-acid sequence MPGYKGHLAGGAIAGAAVLGGTVWSGLYAPSFTQMAVLGGLALLGALFPDVDTDSKGQRLFYLMLVVLDLALLWKGYFKWAAILGLAAMFPALGAHRGWTHTWWAMLLVPLPLVLLPVWLYGVEPESVLPLYLAVVTGYASHLLLDRRWR is encoded by the coding sequence ATGCCGGGTTATAAGGGACACTTGGCCGGGGGCGCGATTGCGGGGGCCGCGGTTTTGGGAGGAACGGTATGGAGCGGCCTGTATGCGCCATCCTTCACCCAGATGGCCGTGCTGGGAGGACTGGCGCTTCTGGGAGCCCTCTTTCCCGATGTGGATACGGACTCCAAGGGCCAGCGTCTGTTTTATCTCATGCTGGTGGTTCTGGACCTGGCACTGCTCTGGAAGGGATATTTCAAGTGGGCGGCCATTTTGGGGCTTGCGGCCATGTTTCCTGCCCTGGGTGCGCACCGGGGCTGGACGCACACCTGGTGGGCCATGCTGCTTGTGCCGCTCCCGCTCGTTCTTCTGCCCGTCTGGCTGTATGGAGTTGAACCGGAAAGCGTTCTGCCCCTTTATCTGGCGGTGGTGACAGGCTATGCGTCGCACCTGCTGCTGGACCGCCGGTGGCGTTGA